The Agrobacterium vitis genome has a segment encoding these proteins:
- a CDS encoding DUF1624 domain-containing protein, whose translation MAFQTESPLPAKSPPAKSNTRIGLLDAMRGLALLAMASYHFSWDLEFFGYLPPGTAETGVLKIYARCIASTFLFLVGIGLVLAHRNGIRWTSFGKRFAQIAASAFAISVATYLAMGAGWIFFGILHAIALMSLLGLAFIRLPVAVTLGAAIATLILPFYVRSAMFDAPYFWWLGLSETIPRSNDYVPVFPWFAAVLFGIACARLALRFGLWQKLAAWPSGPKLLSLAGRHSLVFYLVHQPVLIALVYLATLVVAPPPPDRAAAYDRSCQQSCTAGNNDAGFCQRFCGCTLEKLQTGNILEPLQSGAIIAAQDERVLKLARECTIASQ comes from the coding sequence GTGGCTTTTCAAACCGAATCTCCCCTTCCCGCCAAATCCCCCCCCGCCAAATCCAACACCCGCATCGGCCTGCTCGATGCAATGCGCGGGCTGGCGCTGCTGGCTATGGCTTCCTATCACTTCAGCTGGGATCTGGAATTCTTCGGCTATCTACCACCGGGTACGGCAGAAACCGGCGTTCTGAAGATCTATGCCCGCTGCATCGCCTCGACCTTTCTGTTTCTTGTCGGCATCGGCCTGGTGCTGGCGCATCGAAATGGCATCCGCTGGACGTCCTTTGGCAAGCGATTTGCGCAGATTGCCGCAAGCGCCTTTGCCATATCCGTTGCCACCTATCTGGCCATGGGGGCAGGCTGGATCTTCTTCGGCATTCTGCATGCCATCGCGCTGATGAGCCTGCTCGGCCTGGCCTTCATTCGCCTGCCGGTGGCTGTCACGCTGGGCGCGGCAATTGCCACGCTGATCCTGCCGTTTTATGTGCGATCGGCTATGTTCGACGCACCCTATTTCTGGTGGCTTGGCCTGTCCGAGACAATTCCGCGCTCAAATGACTACGTGCCGGTGTTTCCATGGTTTGCCGCCGTATTGTTTGGCATTGCCTGCGCCCGCCTCGCCCTACGGTTCGGTCTGTGGCAAAAGCTGGCAGCCTGGCCATCCGGCCCAAAATTGCTCTCGCTTGCGGGCCGCCATAGCCTGGTCTTCTACCTGGTGCATCAACCTGTGCTGATCGCTCTGGTCTATCTGGCGACGCTGGTCGTTGCCCCGCCCCCACCCGACAGAGCGGCGGCCTATGACCGCAGTTGCCAGCAATCCTGCACGGCAGGCAATAACGATGCCGGCTTTTGCCAACGGTTCTGCGGCTGTACATTGGAGAAGTTGCAGACCGGAAATATACTCGAACCGCTCCAGTCTGGGGCAATCATAGCGGCGCAAGATGAAAGGGTCCTGAAACTGGCGCGGGAATGCACGATCGCCAGCCAATAA
- a CDS encoding DUF599 domain-containing protein, translating into MTLLDWLALLLFFCGWFGLAFLTNGRLIKSRLSLSRIMAERRRAWIFNALKRDLRMIDTQILAGLQNGTAFFASTSIIAIGGCFAMLGATEKVDLVLRDLPLFGAGGRAAFELKVCGLIAIFGYAFFKFGWSYRLFNYCTILFGGLPMHAEVRQDPVAAEDAAETVIAMNVIAAQNFNSGLRAIFMSMGYLGWFLNAYMFMATTVLIFFVLVHRQFFSNARLAAMLKNPISVPGHMTASPQTSPHPATDGDSSSGMS; encoded by the coding sequence ATGACCCTTCTGGATTGGCTTGCTCTGCTGCTGTTTTTCTGCGGCTGGTTCGGCCTGGCTTTTTTAACCAATGGCCGCCTAATCAAATCCCGCCTCAGCCTCAGCCGGATCATGGCGGAGCGCCGACGCGCCTGGATCTTTAATGCGCTGAAACGAGACCTGCGGATGATCGACACGCAGATCCTCGCCGGTCTGCAAAACGGCACTGCCTTTTTTGCCTCGACCTCGATCATCGCCATCGGCGGCTGTTTCGCCATGCTGGGCGCCACCGAAAAGGTCGATCTGGTGCTGCGGGACCTGCCTTTATTCGGGGCGGGCGGGCGGGCCGCATTCGAGTTGAAAGTCTGCGGACTGATCGCGATTTTCGGCTATGCTTTTTTCAAGTTCGGCTGGTCCTATCGCCTGTTCAACTATTGCACCATCCTGTTCGGCGGCCTGCCAATGCATGCGGAAGTTCGCCAGGACCCGGTCGCAGCCGAAGACGCGGCCGAAACTGTGATTGCCATGAATGTCATCGCCGCGCAGAACTTCAATTCGGGCCTGCGGGCAATCTTCATGTCGATGGGCTATCTCGGCTGGTTCCTGAACGCCTACATGTTCATGGCAACAACGGTGCTGATTTTCTTCGTGCTGGTGCACCGCCAGTTCTTCTCGAATGCCCGGCTGGCCGCCATGCTGAAAAATCCGATCTCCGTGCCAGGACACATGACAGCAAGCCCACAAACCAGCCCCCATCCTGCAACCGATGGCGACAGCTCATCTGGAATGTCGTAA